Proteins from one Podospora pseudoanserina strain CBS 124.78 chromosome 1, whole genome shotgun sequence genomic window:
- the PDI1 gene encoding protein disulfide-isomerase precursor (EggNog:ENOG503NZ2W; COG:O), whose product MQKVHRIALGLLAAAAIATASDVVQLKKDTFDDFVKANDLVLAEFFAPWCGHCKALAPEYEEAATTLKEKNIKLAKIDCTEETELCQQHGVEGYPTLKVFRGLDNVGPYKGQRKAGAITSYMIKQSLPAVSDVTKDTLEEFKKADKVVIVAYVDAADKASSEAFSAVAEKLRDDYPFGVSTDAALAEAEGVKAPAVVVYKDFDEGKSVFTEKFEAEAIQKFAKTAATPLIGEIGPETYSDYMSAGLPLAYIFAETAEERKEISEKLKPIAEAQRGVVNFGTIDAKAYGAHAGNLNLKTDKFPAFAIQETAKNQKFPFDQEKEITLEAIKTFVDDFVAGKVEPSIKSEPIPEKQEGPVTVVVAKSYNDIVLDDTKDVLIEFYAPWCGHCKSLAPKYDELASLYAKSEFKDKVVIAKVDATANDVPDEIQGFPTIKLYPAGAKNEPVTYSGSRTVDDLIKFVAENGKYKASVSEEAEEPSAAPAASEEASSAEPAAETKEAAKEADHDEL is encoded by the exons ATGCAGAAGGTTCACAGAAtcgccctcggcctcctcgccgcTGCGGCCATCGCCACTGCTTCCGACGTTGtccagctcaagaaggacaCCTTCGACGACTTTGTCAAGGCCAACGACCTCGTCCTTGCTGAGT TCTTCGCCCCGTGGTGCGGCCACTGCAAGGCCCTCGCCCCAGAGTACGAGGAGGCTGCCACGAcgctgaaggagaagaacaTCAAGCTCGCCAAGATCGACTGCACAGAAGAGACGGAGCTCTGCCAACAACACGGCGTTGAGGGTTACCCCACCCTCAAGGTCTTCCGCGGCCTCGACAATGTCGGCCCTTACAAGGGCCAGCGCAAGGCTGGTGCCATCACCTCCTACATGATCAAGCAGTCCCTCCCCGCTGTGTCCGACGTCACCAAGGACACTCTGgaggagttcaagaaggCCGACAAGGTCGTCATCGTCGCCTACGTTGACGCTGCCGACAAGGCCTCCAGCGAGGCTTTCTCTGCCGTCGCTGAAAAGCTCCGCGACGACTACCCCTTCGGTGTCAGCACCGATGCCGCTCTCGCCGAGGCTGAGGGCGTCAAGGCCCCCGCCGTCGTTGTCTACAAGGACTTTGACGAGGGCAAGTCCGTCTTCACCGAGAAGTTCGAGGCTGAGGCCATCCAGAAGTTCGCCAAGACGGCCGCCACTCCCCTCATCGGCGAGATCGGCCCCGAGACCTACTCCGACTACATGTCGGCCGGCCTTCCCCTTGCCTACATCTTCGCCGAGACGGCCGAGGAGCGCAAGGAGATCAGCGAGAAGCTCAAGCCCATCGCTGAGGCCCAGCGTGGTGTTGTCAACTTTGGCACCATCGACGCCAAGGCCTACGGTGCCCACGctggcaacctcaacctcaagacCGACAAGTTCCCCGCCTTCGCCATCCAGGAGACGGCCAAGAACCAGAAGTTCCCCTTCgaccaggagaaggagatcaccctcgaggccatcaagactTTCGTCGATGACTTTGTCGCCGGCAAGGTCGAGCCTAGCATCAAGTCTGAGCCCATCCccgagaagcaggagggCCCCGTCacggttgttgttgccaagAGCTACAACGACATTGTCCTTGACGACACCAAGGATGTCCTGATCGAGTTCTACGCTCCGTGGTGCGGTCACTGCAAGTCCCTTGCTCCCAAGTACGACGAGCTCGCCAGCCTCTACGCCAAGAGCGAGTTCAAGGACAAGGTTGTCATTGCCAAGGTTGATGCCACTGCCAACGACGTTCCCGATGAGATTCAGGGcttccccaccatcaagctctACCCCGCCGGCGCCAAGAACGAGCCCGTCACCTACTCTGGCTCCCGCACCGTTGATGACCTTATCAAGTTCGTTGCCGAGAACGGCAAGTACAAGGCTTCCGTCtctgaggaggctgaggagccATCAGCTGCGCCCGCCGCTTCTGAGGAGGCCAGCTCTGCCGAGCCCGCggccgagaccaaggaggctgccaaggaggccgaCCACGACGAGCTCTAG
- a CDS encoding hypothetical protein (EggNog:ENOG503P5CX), with translation MATTSRILTRALPALRMMSTTAVRRDAAVAGAVPLPARKPVGALRGGLFGFFFGSTLAGAGVYYYAVQEYKASNELLTEDIYTLQRSVERLSEYITAMEQKMELLEKKKR, from the exons ATGGCCACCACCTCTAGGATTTTGACCCGAGCTTTGCCTGCTCTGCGCATGATGAGCACGACGGCTGTCAGGAGGGACGCGGCCGTTGCCGGGGCGGTTCCCCTGCCCGCGAGGAAGCCCGTTGGGGcgttgagaggggg gctctttggcttcttcttcggcagcACCTTGGCCGGCGCGGGCGTGTACTATTACGCCGTGCAGGAGTACAAGGCTTCGAACGAGCTGCTGACTGAGGATATTTAC ACTCTGCAGCGttcggtggagaggttgagcgAGTATATCACTGCGATGGAGCAAAagatggagttgttggagaagaaaaagaggtaA
- a CDS encoding hypothetical protein (COG:S; EggNog:ENOG503P3FB): MNNFGVIEVASTATKTTPGWAYVPDTGPSLSATALQPKNRKRAARNTQPGLSLSDLTARQENKLRKDLEALNRDNQRDVNIPVPSSSRSSHKHTPTVRKILQSQKTFANHLDDYQALLALAESNPAAVVNNPLLFLNKPVVATPQAKSASPAPVREKGGSKRGQAAAKRAAVKAAAAAAEEEEKEERKRARQLAAEGEDVEMIDSPTAPPDEVEKLVETYPADGTILPAYRKRPPAAHPGDDDPLLVSVVPSFPTDEELRSLMTAPPLSYMDSRAAFGEEGERYPIRVFCEMCGYWGRVKCMKCGVRVCGLDCLEGHREECVTRYGL, from the exons atgAACAACTTTGGCGTCATAGAAGTAGCctcgacagcaacaaaaaccacccccGGCTGGGCCTACGTCCCCGACACCGGCCCCTCCCTGTCAGCCACCGCCCTCCAGCCAAAGAACCGCAAACGAGCCGCGCGGAATACCCAGCCTGGGCTGAGCTTGTCCGACTTGACAGCTCGACAAGAAAACAAGCTGAGGAAAGATCTCGAGGCGCTGAATCGAGACAATCAGAGGGACGTGAACATTCCTGTTCCGAGTAGCAGTAGATCGT cacacaaacacaccccCACCGTCCGAAAAATCCTCCAGTCTCAAAAGACGTTTGCGAACCATCTCGATGATTACCAGGCTCTGCTCGCGCTGGCGGAGAGTAACCCCGCCGCGGTGGTGAACAATCCGTTGCTTTTCCTCAATAAACCGGTGGTGGCGACGCCACAGGCGAAGAGTGCGAGTCCTGCTCCGGTGAGGGAAAAGGGTGGGAGTAAAAGGGGGCAGGCGGCTGCTAAACGGGCGGCGgtgaaggcggcggcggcggcggcggaggaggaggagaaggaggagaggaaaagggCCAGACAACTCGCGGCGGAAGGGGAAGATGTGGAAATGATTGATTCTCCTACTGCTCCTCCGGACGAGGTAGAGAAGCTGGTTGAGACGTATCCGGCGGATGGGACGATTCTGCCGGCTTATAGGAAAAGGCCGCCGGCGGCGCATCCGGGGGATGACGATCCTTTGCTTGTGTCGGTCGTTCCGAGTTTTCCGACGGATGAGGAGCTGAGGAGCTTGATGACGGCGCCGCCGTTGAGTTACATGGACTCGAGGGCTgcttttggggaggagggggagaggtacCCGATCAGGGTGTTTTGCGAGATGTGCGGGTATTGGGGTAGGGTCAAGTGTATGAAGTGTGGGGTGAGGGTTTGCGGGCTGGATTGTTTGGAGGGGCATAGGGAGGAGTGTGTTACTAGGTATGGGCTTTGA
- the KEL3 gene encoding Kelch repeat-containing protein 3 (EggNog:ENOG503NW5U; COG:S), whose translation MAKAKGKKGKSESKQAKLAEKKQKQEKKADKKSKSKASKNNGDVDSDDDVDLDAVLEEMRLQQEQHHRITETVLDAPPPVSSYASFLANPVNSNQLLLFGGELYDGARASFFNKLYVYYIDKDEWRSITSPNAPLPRSSHAWCRGGNDSKSIYLFGGEFSSPKQGTFYHYSDFWKLDCSTKEWTRVETKGKSPPARSGHRLTYYKQYIILFGGFQETTGDHKYLGDVWIYDTTNFVWHTPSLPPAQLKPDPRSSFTFLPHDQGAVLYGGFSRVKVNPGAGKGGQQSGKKSKGGGYGAKMTKVVGMIHTDCFFLRVTPPPSDAPQGALPTVRWERRKKPANAPNPPRTGAAMAFHKGRGIMFGGVHDHEETEEDVDSDFFNQLFAWNIERNRFFPLGLRKPRTNNAGKKGGGGGGERGGRRGNRQANEEELLRSLAKLTAGGGGGGGDDDDDVMDIDLPGEQEPDEPPARKEFPVSNELPHARFNAQLAVQDDVLYIYGGIMDKGGRDVVFDDMYAIDLGKLDGCKEIFNRPLPDWIESEDEDDDDEDDDEEDHSDSEEEEDEGEDEEMEDGVEKNNSKPFTPSKRGRKTPASSAADAESTPSEREDGEAETAAAAAEEQEEVVDDGLPHPRPFESRRDFFQRTSNEWQEILMTNLRWKNIQPETLSIKEIKSKAFELSEEKWWDCREEITAMEDEQEAAGIGEVVSLADRAEGGGHGGGAARRR comes from the exons atggccaaggCAAAGGGGAAAAAGGGCAAGTCCGAGTCCAAACAGGCCAAGctcgccgagaagaagcaaaagcaagagaaaaaggcggaCAAAAAGTCAAAGTCCAAGGCGTCCAAAAACAACGGCGACGTCGACTCGGACGACGACGTCGATCTCGATGCCGTCCTCGAGGAGATGCGCCTGCAGCAAGAGCAGCACCACAGAATCACCGAGACAGTCCTCGACGCCCCACCCCCCGTCAGCAGCTacgcctccttcctcgccaaccccgtCAACTCCAACCAGCTGCTCCTCTTCGGCGGCGAGCTCTACGACGGCGCCCGcgccagcttcttcaacaagctcTACGTCTACTACATCGACAAGGACGAGTGGcgctccatcacctcccccaacgcccccctccccaggtCCTCCCACGCCTGGTGCCGCGGCGGCAACGACTCCAAGTCCATCTACCTCTTCGGCGGCGagttctcctcccccaagcAAGGAACCTTCTACCACTACTCCGACTTCTGGAAGCTCGACTGCTCGACCAAAGAGTGGACCCGCGTCGAGACGAAAGGGAAATCCCCCCCGGCCAGGTCGGGTCACCGCCTGACCTACTACAAGCAGTACATCATCCTCTTTGGCGGGTTCCAAGAAACAACCGGCGATCACAAGTACCTCGGTGATGTCTGGATCTacgacaccaccaacttTGTCTggcacaccccctccctccccccggCCCAGCTCAAGCCCGATCCCCGGTCCAGCTTCACTTTCTTGCCCCACGACCAGGGCGCCGTCCTGTACGGCGGTTTCTCCCGGGTCAAGGTCAACCCCGGCGCGGGAAAAGGCGGGCAGCAATCGGGCAAGAAGTCAAAGGGCGGCGGTTATGGAGCCAAAATGACAAAAGTGGTGGGCATGATCCACACGGATTGTTTTTTTCTGCGTGTCACTCCCCCGCCGTCGGACGCACCGCAGGGCGCCCTTCCGACAGTGAGATGGGagcgaagaaaaaaaccggCCAACGCGCCCAACCCACCCCGTACCGGCGCCGCGATGGCGTTCCacaaggggagagggatcATGTTTGGGGGTGTGCATGATCatgaggagacggaggaggatgtcgactCTGATTTTTTCAACCAGCTTTTCGCGTGGAATATTGAGCGAAACAGGTTCTTTCCTCTTGGACTGAGGAAACCGAGGACTAATAATGCtgggaaaaaggggggtggtggtgggggtgagcgtggagggagaagggggaatCGGCAGGCTAATGAGGAGGAATTGCTGAGGTCTTTGGCGAAGCTTactgctg gtggtggtggtggtggtggtgatgatgatgatgatgtgatgGATATTGACCTGCCTGGTGAACAGGAACCTGACGAACCGCCGGCCAGGAAGGAGTTTCCTGTCAGCAATGAGCTGCCTCATGCGAGGTTTAACGCTCAGCTTGCGGTGCAGGATGATGTGTTGTATATTTACGGCGGGATTATGGACAAGGGGGGCAGGGATGTCGTTTTTGATGACATGTACGCGATTGACCTTGGGAAGTTGGATGGGTGCAAGGAGATTTTCAATAGGCCTTTGCCGGACTGGATT GAAtccgaggatgaagatgatgatgacgaggatgatgacgaggaagatcACTCCGActcggaagaggaagaagatgaaggtgaagatgaagaaatgGAGGACGGTGTTGAAaagaacaacagcaagccCTTCACCCCTTCCAAACGCGGGAGGAAAACTCCCGCTTCTTCGGCCGCTGACGCGGAATCTACTCCTTCGGAGCGAGAAGACGGGGAGGCGGAgactgctgccgctgccgctgaggagcaagaagaagtggTGGATGACGGCTTGCCCCATCCGAGACCGTTTGAGAGCCGCAGGGACTTTTTCCAGAGGACGTCGAACGAGTGGCAGGAGATTTTGATGACCAATCTGAGGTGGAAGAACATCCAGCCTGAGACGCTGAGCATCAAAGAGATCAAGTCCAAGGCTTTCGAGCTGAGCGAGGAGAAGTGGTGGGATTGCAGGGAGGAGATCACGGCTATGGAGGACGAGCAGGAGGCTGCcgggattggggaggtggtttcgCTTGCTGATAgggccgagggcggtgggcacgggggtggtgctgcgAGGAGGCGTtga
- a CDS encoding hypothetical protein (COG:G; COG:O; EggNog:ENOG503P752), with product MMMKLFTLLFSSLLGLLVAAQNDDNTQKQVTILAGGQGYAYHGCYTETTDLFVNTTSRRALDGGSNSVQPDIMTVEKCWEFCGKGSYKYAGLEYSRECWCSQTLSTLSTKVSDKECDLPCDGNSTQSCGGSLKLTLYISSAAASLAGGLSLLVTFGAVGMMVFDSVF from the exons atgatgatgaagctTTTCACCCTCCTGTTTtcatccctcctcggcctcctcgtcgccgcccAGAATGACGATAACACACAGAAACAAGTCACCATCCTGGCCGGCGGCCAAGGCTACGCCTACCACGGCTGCTACACCGAAACAACCGATCTCttcgtcaacaccacctcccgccgcgccctcgacggcggcagcaacagcgtGCAGCCCGACATCATGACGGTCGAAAAGTGCTGGGAGTTCTGCGGCAAGGGGTCGTATAAATACGCCGGGTTGGAGTACTCCAG AGAATGCTGGTGTTCCCAAACCCTgtcaaccctctccaccaaggTCTCCGACAAGGAATGCGACCTCCCCTGCGACGGCAACAGCACCCAGTCCTGCGGCGGGAGCCTCAAGTTGACCCTTTATATCAGCAGCGCAGCCGCCAGTCTTGCCGGGGGTCTCTCATTGTTGGTAACGTTCGGAGCagtggggatgatggtgtttgaTTCTGTCTTCTAA
- the REV1 gene encoding deoxycytidyl transferase (COG:L; EggNog:ENOG503NTZX; BUSCO:EOG092608WI), with translation MGSRLEKNSAAVQKRIASHEFADEGGEEYEASAFGGFGDYFRRKKLKLQNLDVEYRAEKGDKPQIFKGIVAHVTGYTQPPLHVLHKELVQHGAGFLQYLDGKTTATHIIASAMPPKKSLDFTNYRVVKPSWVVDSIQAGKLLPWTDYRVIEQGPRQKTIQFDGNKMTSQQPQSKSPTGYREQTRDSFYNSQFQKSSQLASQQSSSPFQPRPTFKTHNSKHEDIDDIDDAMDLDTPSKPQNEPPRSAQKPPSPDPMAPPPPPPKPKPIPNKPLTSEEHNALLLSDPKVRECSTANPDFLSKYYATSRLHHLSTWKSDLKSRLQKLTSQSCSRPSSKRKPNQRRYILHVDFDSFFCAISLQKCPEYADKPTVVAHGSGSGSEIASCNYPARKFGVKNGMWMKRALELCPGLKVLPYDFAGYEKASEVFYQVLLGVGGVVQSVSIDEALVDVTDVVLRGVGSTGVGVDEESIRREQEKAEEIARGLRGEVRRRTGCEVSVGIGGNVLLAKVALRRAKPAGQHQIRPEEVLDSIGELGVEGLPGVAGSIGGRLEEMGIRFVKDIRGTTRERLVSVLGPKTGERLWDYARGVDRSELGEQPVRKSVSADVNWGIRFVSQEEAEEFVRNLCGELEKRLLAEGVKGKLLTVKIMRRSLDAPLDPAKHLGHGKCDTFNKSASFGVATCDAEVIGKEAVGILRSYKFSPGDLRGIGVQMTKLDHIKPSAAPEGSQKKLNFGSAVAAQPPPPRREREQIVDDHVPYQLKRSSSSGHEVEHDPITEDPSTPKKPRVHPALALAEANAADEKANAPLNVRGTQFILPSQVDPAVLAALPQDVRSNLIARAKRPASPAPAAKSRSGSPATAEEVPPDVDPEVFHSLPEDVRAEIWAQYGGGPSRQSRPPSRQAVRPHSPRKNGTIHHLPKERPPPSPKRGGGKSLSSRGKQSGSGGARLFQTNFTRAVPGAVEDLDPEVLAALPEDMRREVIDDHRRRKLSVDAAHHRHRRPPAPPKQKTLEFGRPLKLAFTGEEGKVTELEEIKKMVRAWFEMNKEEGPHEMDVEVFGGYVKRVVTVERDMEKARGLVRWLGWLVEEETETEEGRKGWEEAVEGIRGFVGQGVRERGLGGMDTG, from the exons ATGGGGAGTCGCTTGGAAAAGAACTCGGCTGCGGTGCAGAAGCGCATCGCGAGCCATGAGTTTGCCGAtgaaggcggagaggaaTACGAGGCCAGCGCCTTCGGGGGATTTGGCGACTATTTTCGGAGAAAGAAACTCAAGCTCCAGAACCTCGACGTTGAGTATCGCGCAGAAAAGGGCGATAAGCCGCAGATCTTCAAGGGAATCGTGGCGCATGTCACGGGCTAcactcaacctcctcttcatgt CCTTCACAAAGAGCTCGTTCAACATGGCGCTGGCTTTCTGCAATATCTCGATGGCAAAACCACGGCAACACATATCATCGCCTCGGCCATGCCGCCAAAGAAGTCCCTCGACTTCACCAACTACCGTGTCGTCAAGCCGTCCTGGGTGGTAGACTCCATCCAAGCCGGTAAGCTGTTACCATGGACCGACTACCGCGTCATCGAACAAGGCCCACGGCAAAAGACCATCCAGTTTGACGGAAACAAAATGACgagccaacaaccccaatcGAAGTCTCCCACGGGCTATCGAGAACAAACCCGTGATAGCTTCTACAACAGCCAGTTCCAAAAGTCCTCCCAACTAGCCTCACAACAGTCCAGCAGCCCCTTTCAACCAAGACCAACCTTCAAAACCCACAACTCCAAGCACGAGGATATCGACGACATCGACGATGCCATGGACCTCGACACACCCTCAAAACCTCAAAACGAACCTCCCAGATCAGCCCAAaaaccaccctctcctgACCCcatggcaccaccaccaccaccacccaaacccaaacccatcccaaACAAACCCCTAACCTCGGAAGAACAcaacgccctcctcctctccgacCCCAAAGTCCGCGAAtgctccaccgccaaccccgacTTTTTATCAAAATACTACGCCACCTcccgtctccaccacctctcaaCCTGGAAATCCGACCTCAAATCCCGCCTCCAGAAACTAACCTCGCAATCATGCTCCCGTCCTTCCAGCAAGCGGAAACCCAACCAGAGAAGATACATCCTCCACGTAGACTTTGACTCTTTCTTCtgcgccatctccctccagAAATGCCCCGAATACGCCGACAAACCCACCGTCGTAGCCCACGGTTCCGGCAGCGGCTCCGAGATTGCGAGTTGCAACTACCCCGCGAGGAAATTCGGAGTCAAAAACGGCATGTGGATGAAGCGCGCGCTGGAGCTCTGCCCAGGGTTGAAGGTCTTGCCGTACGACTTTGCGGGGTATGAAAAGGCGAGCGAGGTTTTTTATCAGGttttgttgggggttgggggtgtggtACAGAGTGTCAGCATTGATGAGGCGTTGGTTGATGTGACGGATGTGGTGctgaggggggttgggtcgacgggggtgggggttgatgaggagagtATTCGTCGGGAGCAGGaaaaggcggaggagattgcgagggggttgaggggggaggtgaggaggaggacggggtgTGAGGTTTCGGTGGGGATCGGGGGGAATGTGCTGCTGGCCAAGGTTGCGCTGAGGAGGGCGAAGCCGGCGGGGCAGCATCAGATTCggccggaggaggtgttggattcgattggggagttgggggtggaggggctgcCTGGGGTGGCGGGGAGTATTGGGGGGaggctggaggagatggggatcAGGTTTGTGAAGGATATAAGGGGgacgacgagggagaggttggtgagcgTTCTGGGGCCGAagacgggggagaggttgtggGATTATGCGAGGGGGGTTGATAGGAGCGAGCTGGGGGAGCAGCCGGTGAGGAAGTCGGTCTCGGCGGATGTGAACTGGGGGATCAGGTTTGTCAgtcaggaggaggcggaggagtttgtgaggAATCTGtgtggggagttggagaagaggctTTTGGccgagggggtgaaggggaagctGTTAACCGTGAAGATCATGAGGCGGTCGCTGGATGCGCCTTTGGATCCGGCGAAGCATCTTGGTCACGGGAAGTGCGATACTTTCAACAAGAGCGCGAGCTTTGGGGTGGCGACGTGTGATGCCGAGGTGATCGGGAAGGAGGCGGTTGGGATCTTACGGTCTTACAAGTTCAGCCCTGGAGATCTGAGAGGCATAGGGGTCCAGATGACCAAGCTTGACCACATCAAACCGTCAGCAGCGCCAGAGGGCAGTCAGAAGAAGCTGAACTTTGGcagtgctgttgctgctcagCCTCCGCCAccgaggagagagagggaacaAATTGTCGACGACCACGTTCCGTACCAGCTCAAACgttcatcctcctcagggCATGAAGTCGAACACGACCCCATCACCGAAGacccatcaacacccaagAAACCCAGAGTCCACCCGGCACTCGCCCTCGCAGAAGCCAACGCTGCCGACGAAAAAGCCAATGCCCCGCTCAACGTCCGAGGAACACAgttcatcctcccctcccaagtCGACCCTGCCGTCCTGGCCGCACTCCCCCAGGATGTCCGCAGCAATCTAATCGCCCGAGCCAAACGTCCCgcctcccctgcccctgctgCGAAATCCCGCTCTGGCAGCCCGGCCACGGCAGAGGAAGTCCCCCCCGACGTCGACCCCGAAGTCTTTCACTCCCTCCCAGAAGACGTGAGAGCAGAGATATGGGCTCAATACGGCGGCGGTCCATCCCGGCAAAGCCGGCCGCCCTCTCGACAAGCAGTCCGTCCACACTCCCCCCGAAAAAACGGGacaatccaccacctccctaaAGAacgacctcccccctcccccaaacgGGGGGGCGGTAAATCCCTTTCCAGTCGGGGCAAGCAATCCGGTTCCGGGGGGGCCAGACTCTTTCAAACAAACTTTACCCGTGCCGTCCCCGGTGCGGTCGAGGATCTCGACCCTGAAGTGCTGGCGGCTTTGCCGGAGGATAtgcggagggaggtgattgaCGATCACCGCAGAAGGAAGTTGAGTGTTGACGCTGCGcatcaccgccaccgtcGACCTCCCGCACCGCCGAAACAGAAGACTTTGGAGTTTGGGAGGCCGCTGAAGCTGGCGTtcacgggggaggaggggaaggtgacggagttggaggagatcaaAAAGATGGTGAGGGCGTGGTTTGAGATGAataaggaggaggggccgcatgagatggatgtggaggtttttggagggtatgtcaagagggtggtgacggtggagagggatatggagaaggcgagggggttggttaggtggttggggtggttggttgaggaggagacggagacggaggaggggagaaaagggtgggaggaggcggtggaggggatcagggggtttgttgggcagggggtgagggagagggggttgggggggatggataCTGGGTAA
- a CDS encoding hypothetical protein (EggNog:ENOG503NZ8E; COG:S) yields the protein MNNQEFRKLLLSKSSSSTNNNDTSPPPPPPPPPSRPAATAALGSRLKSSIPMTPRSTGRVDFARQLAEQKNKQFEKTAKRFRTSAPKGSRFAEGYLDRARQREQEEEDERAERLKALEEAFKKEEIDRETYDRMRSQIAGGDLASTHLVKGLDFALLRRVKQGEDVWSGKKAGEDERGEEGEVEEDVDGVLEKLADAEVKAVTREKVRKKGQFATAALNPGQKRSRNQLLAELKAAREAAKAKEESGLGSKFKKIGAKKTPGTRIEKDSMGREVQITVDEDGHEVRKIRKVDHKLLEEEQDREAAALASRGVLGMEVPEYYRKQQEEAERAAKEEEESKEISIFDDAGSDYDPLAALEDSDSSSDEDKKARSDSAAMPPPPKPSSGPPEERDYFKNFRGGKVDLSTGQTYKAPSLDDPLLQAALKKAKANGALEKSEEEIKAKEREERLKKKLQESLRDDEDMDMGFGSSRLEDDADFEEKKVKLSKWGEDGDGDGDGYEGGGGDKKEKRKRGGKKRKGDKNNFEDVMRVMERQKGGSK from the coding sequence ATGAACAACCAAGAATTCCGAAAACTTCTCCTctccaagtcctcctcctccaccaacaacaatgacacctccccaccaccaccaccaccaccaccaccatcccgcccagcagcaacagccgcgCTCGGCTCCAGACTCAAATCCAGCATCCCCATGACCCCCCGATCAACAGGTCGAGTCGACTTCGCGAGGCAACTAGCAGagcaaaaaaacaagcaGTTCGAAAAGACAGCCAAACGATTCCGGACCTCGGCCCCGAAAGGGTCCCGGTTCGCAGAGGGCTACCTTGACCGCGCCAGGCAGAgggagcaagaagaggaggatgagagagCGGAACGATTaaaggcgttggaggaggctttcaaaaaggaggagatcgaCCGGGAGACGTACGACCGGATGCGCAGTCAGATTGCTGGGGGTGACTTGGCGAGTACGCATCTTGTCAAGGGGCTTGATTTTGctttgttgaggagggtgaagcaGGGGGAAGATGTCTGGAGTGGGAAGAAGGCAGGCGAGGATGAGcgtggggaagagggggaggtggaggaggatgtggacgGTGTCCTGGAGAAATTGGCCGATGCTGAAGTCAAGGCTGTGACCAGGGAAAAGGTGCGGAAGAAGGGGCAGTTTGCGACTGCTGCGTTGAATCCAGGGCAGAAGAGGTCGAGGAATCAGCTACTGGCTGAGTTGAAGGCGGCAAGGGAAGCGgccaaggcgaaggaggagtcGGGTCTGGGGTccaagttcaagaagattgGTGCGAAAAAGACGCCGGGGACAAGGATAGAAAAGGATAGCATGGGTCGGGAGGTTCAGATCACtgttgacgaggatggccATGAGGTGCGAAAGATTCGGAAGGTGGACCACAAACTGTTAGAGGAGGAACAAGACAGGGAAGCGGCCGCGCTGGCATCTCGCGGCGTGCTTGGTATGGAGGTGCCAGAGTACTACAGGAAACAGCAGGAGGAAGCCGAGAGGGCGgcaaaggaagaggaggagagcaaggagATCAGCATCTTTGATGACGCGGGCTCCGATTACGACCCATTAGCTGCGCTCGAAGACTCGGACTCGTCATCTGATGAGGATAAGAAGGCGAGATCAGACTCGGCAGctatgccaccaccaccgaaacCTAGCTCCGGCCCTCCAGAGGAGAGAGATTATTTCAAGAATTTCAGAGGAGGAAAGGTGGATCTTTCGACGGGCCAAACATACAAGGCGCCGTCTTTGGATGATCCCTTGCTGCAGGCGGCACtcaagaaggcaaaggcaaaTGGCGCACTGGAGAAatcagaggaggagatcaaggccaaAGAGCGGGAAGAGAggctcaagaagaagctgcagGAGTCGTTGcgcgatgatgaggatatgGACATGGGATTTGGGTCAAGCAGactggaggatgatgctgactttgaggagaaaaaggtgaAGCTGTCTAAGtggggtgaggatggggatggggatggtgatggctatgaaggaggtggtggggacaaaaaggagaagaggaagaggggtgggaagaagaggaagggcgATAAGAACAATTTTGAGGATGTTATGCGGGTGATGGAGAGGCAGAAGGGCGGGTCTAAGTGA